Proteins from a single region of Coregonus clupeaformis isolate EN_2021a chromosome 35, ASM2061545v1, whole genome shotgun sequence:
- the LOC121551696 gene encoding uncharacterized protein LOC121551696: protein MSTEKKQLLFEGFLKKRKDTLKMKWATYWFRLQNTTLFFYTRKHGSASHLRGLYYIYTVQSVREIQREKGKHYVFEITMKNGKRKVLAAETADLRTEWIGQLWRAMHLSGPGGTDPGCIRQQDVRSDDLRVRGHSSTYSSSECDSMMEPLGVHRTLSAPLTPFNPDKDLDQGDRSTHCLSGPLTPDQNLGHRATLSLSLTDKLSSEEAICQNTISHCGEEDKNSVHRLSGRCEEKREEEEEEEHNEEEGHYDILPAPRNSEYHINQTDEDLTDGEGLYDFPLSNRRASDCQNYSEMTESIYDVPSSLMRKMSEHTLEPYPGGEIPVEDRGLLDDMMASLGGGTVGWITGAPTGSVEAYGLAHHGS from the exons ATGTCAACGGAGAAGAAACAGCTGCTTTTTGAGGGCTTCTTGAAGAAAAGGAAAGATACACTG AAAATGAAGTGGGCAACCTATTGGTTCAGGCTCCAAAACACAACACTGTTCTTCTACACTAGGAAACATGGGAGTGCT TCACACCTAAGAGGCCTGTACTACATCTACACT GTGCAGTCTGTGCGTGAGATTCAGAGGGAGAAGGGTAAGCACTACGTCTTTGAAATCACCATGAAGAATGGGAAGAGGAAAGTACTG GCTGCAGAGACAGCTGATCTGAGGACGGAGTGGATTGGCCAGCTGTGGAGGGCCATGCATCTCTCAGGCCCAGGGGGTACAGACCCAGGCTGCATACG ACAGCAGGATGTGAGGTCTGATGACCTGAGGGTCAGAGGTCACTCCAGCACCTATAGCAGCTCAGAATGTGACAGCATGATGGAACCACTTGGGGTTCATCGAACCCTCTCTGCACCTCTCACCCCCTTCAACCCTGACAAAGACCTAGACCAGGGGGACAGGAGTACCCACTGCCTCTCTGGCCCCCTCACCCCTGACCAAAATCTGGGGCACAGggctaccctctctctctccctcactgacAAGCTCAGTAGTGAGGAAGCCATATGCCAGAACACCATCTCACATT gtggagaggaggataagAACAGTGTCCATAGACTTAGTGGGAGatgtgaggagaagagagaagaagaagaggaggaggagcataACGAGGAAGAGGGTCACTACGACATTCTACCAGCCCCCCGGAACT CTGAGTATCACATCAACCAAACAGATGAAGATTTGACAGATGGAGAGGGCCTCTATGACTTCCCATTGTCCAACAGGAGGGCAAGTGACTGCCAAA ATTATAGTGAGATGACAGAGAGCATCTATGACGTCCCCAGTTCCCTAATGAGGAAAATGTCTGAACACACACTTG AGCCTTACCCTGGAGGTGAGATACCGGTGGAGGACAGGGGCCTCCTGGATGACATGATGGCCAGTCTGGGCGGAGGGACGGTGGGCTGGATAACAGGTGCTCCTACTGGCTCTGTGGAGGCCTACGGGCTGGCTCATCATGGCTCTTAG